Proteins encoded together in one Variovorax paradoxus EPS window:
- a CDS encoding SMP-30/gluconolactonase/LRE family protein, with protein MAQPQDLPFGFLEGTGFERLDARFNTCIPGPERVERLWTGARWCEGPVWFGAHRTLLWSDIPNNRMLRYDEVTGTVGVFREPSNNTNGHTVDREGRLVSCEHLTRRVTRTEHDGSITVLASHWQGKRLNSPNDVVVHSDGGVWFTDPSYGILSDYEGLRAESEIGACYVYRIDPASGEVERMADDFVKPNGLAFSLDESLLYIADTGASHMKDGPRHMRRFKVGADGRSLSGGEVFAECTSGMFDGFRLDTEGRIWTSALDGVHAYHPDGTLLGKILLPERVANVCFGGPKRNRLFICATTSLYAITLNAKGA; from the coding sequence ATGGCTCAACCCCAAGACCTCCCCTTCGGCTTCCTGGAAGGCACCGGCTTCGAACGGCTGGACGCGCGCTTCAACACCTGCATCCCCGGCCCCGAGCGCGTCGAGCGCCTCTGGACCGGTGCGCGCTGGTGCGAGGGCCCGGTGTGGTTCGGCGCGCACCGCACGCTCCTGTGGTCGGACATTCCGAACAACCGCATGCTGCGCTACGACGAGGTGACCGGCACGGTCGGCGTCTTCCGCGAGCCGTCGAACAACACGAACGGCCACACGGTCGATCGCGAAGGCCGGCTCGTGAGCTGCGAGCACCTCACGCGGCGCGTGACGCGCACCGAGCACGACGGATCGATCACCGTGCTGGCCTCGCACTGGCAGGGCAAGCGGCTCAATTCGCCCAACGACGTGGTGGTGCATTCGGACGGCGGCGTGTGGTTCACCGATCCGAGCTACGGCATCCTCTCCGACTACGAGGGCCTGCGCGCCGAGAGCGAGATCGGCGCGTGCTACGTCTACCGCATCGACCCCGCGAGCGGCGAGGTCGAGCGCATGGCCGACGACTTCGTGAAGCCCAACGGGCTCGCCTTCTCGCTCGACGAATCGCTGCTCTACATCGCCGACACCGGCGCGAGCCACATGAAGGACGGGCCGCGCCACATGCGCCGCTTCAAGGTGGGCGCCGACGGCCGCAGCCTTAGCGGCGGCGAGGTGTTCGCCGAATGCACGAGCGGCATGTTCGACGGCTTTCGCCTCGACACCGAAGGCCGCATCTGGACCAGCGCGCTGGACGGCGTGCACGCCTACCACCCCGACGGCACGCTGCTCGGCAAGATCCTCCTGCCCGAGCGCGTGGCGAATGTGTGCTTCGGCGGACCCAAGCGCAACCGGCTTTTCATCTGCGCGACGACGTCGCTCTACGCCATCACATTGAACGCAAAGGGAGCCTGA
- a CDS encoding ABC transporter permease, which translates to MSAADERITAPATTTAAAPRWKRLAGNRPWLGSCVAAVLAWAATVWSGHGQGSGDLLTAALAFSAFTVLVSLGQMLVISVGPGNADLSIPSTIALSGAAAMIVMEGSNAMLVPGLLAATAVGVGVGLFNFGLIRLLRIPPIIATLAASLIVMSVAINVGRGLKVKPPALFSDLMAQRVLGIPLVAVGALVVTVLVALMLERTVLGRSIAAVGQNRRAAQLAGLKVERTRLMAYVICAGLAGLTGALIAGFSGGNSLDQGQEYLLMTIAVVVIGGTAVAGGRPSVPGIWGAAMFMFLLVALLNAIGAGPGLRMLLTGVIIIAVIVVASARPAR; encoded by the coding sequence ATGAGCGCGGCGGACGAACGCATCACAGCACCGGCGACCACGACAGCGGCGGCGCCGCGATGGAAGCGCCTGGCCGGCAACCGTCCGTGGCTGGGCTCGTGCGTGGCTGCCGTGCTCGCCTGGGCCGCCACGGTGTGGAGCGGCCACGGCCAAGGATCGGGCGACCTGCTGACCGCGGCGCTCGCGTTCTCGGCGTTCACCGTGCTGGTGTCGCTCGGGCAGATGCTGGTGATCAGCGTGGGGCCGGGCAATGCGGACCTTTCGATTCCATCGACCATCGCGCTCTCGGGCGCGGCCGCGATGATCGTGATGGAGGGCAGCAACGCGATGCTGGTGCCAGGGCTGCTGGCAGCGACCGCGGTAGGCGTCGGCGTGGGCCTCTTCAACTTCGGGCTGATCCGGCTGCTGCGCATTCCGCCGATCATCGCCACGCTCGCGGCCTCGCTGATCGTGATGTCGGTGGCCATCAACGTGGGGCGCGGCCTCAAGGTGAAGCCGCCGGCGCTGTTCTCGGACCTGATGGCGCAGCGCGTGCTGGGCATTCCGCTGGTGGCCGTCGGGGCACTGGTCGTCACGGTGCTCGTGGCCCTGATGCTGGAGCGCACGGTGCTCGGCCGCTCGATCGCGGCGGTGGGCCAGAACCGCCGGGCCGCGCAGCTCGCGGGCCTGAAGGTGGAGCGCACGCGGCTCATGGCCTACGTGATCTGCGCTGGCCTCGCGGGCCTGACGGGCGCGCTGATCGCAGGCTTCTCGGGCGGCAACTCGCTGGACCAGGGCCAGGAGTACCTGCTCATGACCATCGCCGTCGTCGTCATCGGCGGCACGGCCGTGGCGGGCGGACGGCCCAGCGTGCCCGGCATCTGGGGCGCGGCCATGTTCATGTTCCTGCTGGTGGCGCTGCTCAACGCCATCGGCGCCGGGCCGGGGCTGCGCATGCTGCTGACCGGCGTCATCATCATCGCGGTGATCGTCGTGGCGAGCGCTCGCCCCGCGCGCTGA
- the argB gene encoding acetylglutamate kinase — translation MTDPVLNIPPRDKAEILAQALPYIRKFHGKTIVIKYGGNAMTDPALQADFAEDVVLLKLVGMNPVVVHGGGPQIEAALNKLGKKGSFIQGMRVTDAETMEVVEWVLAGEVQQDIVGLINQAGGKAVGLTGRDGGLIRAQKLKLADRTDPNVQHDVGQVGDIVSIDPSVVKALQDDAFIPVVSPIGFGEENESYNINADVVAGKLATVLKAEKLMLLTNTPGVLDKNGKLLTNLSAREIDDLFADGTISGGMLPKIEGALDAAKSGVNAVHIIDGRVPHAMLLEILTDQAYGTMIRAR, via the coding sequence ATGACCGACCCCGTCCTCAACATTCCCCCGCGCGACAAGGCCGAGATCCTGGCCCAGGCGCTGCCTTACATCCGCAAGTTCCACGGCAAGACCATCGTCATCAAGTACGGCGGCAACGCCATGACCGACCCGGCCCTGCAGGCCGACTTCGCCGAAGACGTGGTGCTGCTCAAGCTGGTCGGCATGAACCCGGTGGTGGTTCACGGCGGCGGCCCGCAGATCGAGGCCGCGCTCAACAAGCTGGGCAAGAAGGGCAGCTTCATCCAGGGCATGCGCGTGACAGACGCCGAGACCATGGAAGTCGTCGAATGGGTGCTGGCCGGCGAGGTGCAGCAGGACATCGTGGGCCTGATCAACCAGGCCGGCGGCAAGGCCGTGGGCCTGACCGGGCGCGACGGCGGCCTGATCCGCGCGCAGAAGCTCAAGCTGGCCGACCGCACCGATCCCAACGTGCAGCACGACGTGGGCCAGGTCGGTGACATCGTCTCGATCGACCCCAGCGTGGTGAAGGCGCTGCAGGACGATGCGTTCATTCCCGTCGTGAGCCCGATCGGCTTCGGCGAGGAGAACGAGAGCTACAACATCAACGCCGACGTCGTCGCCGGCAAGCTCGCCACCGTGCTCAAGGCCGAGAAGCTCATGCTCCTGACCAACACGCCCGGCGTCCTCGACAAGAACGGCAAGCTGCTCACCAACCTGAGCGCCCGCGAAATCGACGACCTGTTCGCCGACGGCACCATCTCCGGCGGCATGCTGCCCAAGATCGAGGGCGCGCTCGACGCGGCCAAGAGCGGCGTGAACGCGGTGCACATCATCGACGGCCGCGTGCCGCACGCGATGCTGCTGGAGATCCTGACCGACCAGGCCTACGGGACGATGATCCGCGCCCGCTGA
- a CDS encoding malate/lactate/ureidoglycolate dehydrogenase codes for MSRTLPADGLQTTVARILEAAGSSTAEAQQVAANLVLANLSGHDSHGVGMLPRYIDAVAEGGLKPNASVKVNLDIGTLMGLDGQRGYGQIVGVQAMELGIARAKQHGSCIFTLAHAHHLGRIGHFAEMATAQGMVAMHFVNVLSRPVVAPWGGGDGRFGTNPCCIGVPLAGAEPFVLDYATSRVAQGKMRVAHNKGEQVPDGYLIDETGAPTNDPGVVVVPQGNGLFGALMTFGEHKGYGMAVACELLGGALTGGGTWHRPADTARSVLNGMLTVLIDPAKLGTQKAFDDEAREFIDWLRQSPPGQGFDEVQIAGEPERKARVARRQDGIWVDDATWGEILAAGAKVGVTVTA; via the coding sequence ATGTCCAGAACACTGCCGGCCGACGGCCTGCAAACCACCGTCGCCCGCATCCTCGAAGCCGCGGGCAGCAGCACTGCCGAGGCGCAGCAGGTGGCCGCCAATCTCGTGCTGGCCAACCTGAGCGGCCACGATTCGCACGGCGTGGGCATGCTGCCGCGCTACATCGATGCGGTGGCCGAGGGCGGGCTGAAGCCCAATGCCTCCGTGAAGGTCAATCTCGACATCGGCACGCTGATGGGCCTGGACGGCCAGCGCGGCTACGGGCAGATCGTCGGCGTGCAGGCGATGGAACTGGGCATCGCGCGGGCGAAGCAGCACGGCAGCTGCATCTTCACGCTCGCGCATGCGCACCACCTGGGCCGCATCGGGCATTTCGCCGAGATGGCGACGGCCCAAGGGATGGTGGCGATGCATTTCGTGAACGTGCTGTCGCGGCCGGTGGTCGCGCCGTGGGGTGGCGGTGATGGGCGCTTCGGCACCAACCCGTGCTGCATCGGCGTACCGCTCGCGGGCGCGGAACCCTTCGTGCTTGACTACGCCACGAGCCGCGTGGCGCAGGGAAAGATGCGCGTAGCGCACAACAAGGGCGAGCAGGTGCCCGACGGCTACCTCATCGACGAGACCGGCGCGCCGACCAACGACCCGGGCGTGGTGGTCGTGCCGCAAGGCAACGGACTCTTCGGCGCGCTCATGACCTTCGGCGAGCACAAGGGCTACGGCATGGCGGTGGCCTGCGAACTGCTTGGCGGCGCGCTCACCGGCGGCGGCACCTGGCACCGGCCGGCGGACACGGCGCGCTCGGTGCTCAACGGCATGCTGACGGTGCTGATCGATCCGGCGAAGCTCGGGACGCAGAAGGCCTTCGACGACGAGGCGCGCGAGTTCATCGACTGGCTGCGGCAGAGCCCGCCGGGGCAAGGCTTCGACGAAGTGCAGATCGCCGGCGAGCCGGAGCGCAAGGCGCGTGTGGCGCGCCGGCAGGATGGCATCTGGGTGGACGATGCGACGTGGGGAGAGATCTTGGCTGCGGGCGCCAAAGTGGGCGTGACGGTCACGGCCTGA
- a CDS encoding glycosyltransferase family 4 protein has product MIALIVISFFVAAFAVQLFMRRARRHARLYGADMPQRFHKGHVPRLGGAGILMGMGVAWLAAGITGTDPFNVSWPVKTSMLTLLCILPAVLGGIVEDMTQKVKVRYRLGLTMGSALLVCWLLGLGVARTGIPMVDGWLAMLPYATVLFAALAIGGLPHAFNIIDGYNGLAGTVAVLVCLAISHVALQVGDRQLAAMMVCLVGATVGFLVWNYPRGKIFAGDGGAYVWGMVIAVACVTLVQRHRVVSPWFPMLLLIYPVWETLFSIYRKLARGQSPGTADALHFHQLIFRRIVRVALADDEARQLLARNNRTSPYLWMFAALSVVPAVLFWNNTIVLMLFCLLFVTTYVGAYLMIVRFKVPRWLRP; this is encoded by the coding sequence ATGATTGCCCTGATCGTCATCAGTTTCTTCGTTGCCGCCTTCGCGGTCCAGCTCTTCATGCGCCGGGCGCGCAGGCACGCACGACTCTACGGCGCCGACATGCCGCAGCGCTTCCACAAGGGCCACGTGCCGCGCCTGGGCGGTGCGGGCATCCTGATGGGCATGGGGGTGGCTTGGCTGGCGGCGGGCATCACCGGCACCGATCCCTTCAACGTGTCGTGGCCGGTCAAGACCTCGATGCTGACGCTGCTGTGCATCCTGCCCGCGGTGCTCGGCGGCATCGTCGAAGACATGACGCAGAAGGTGAAGGTGCGCTACCGGTTGGGCCTCACCATGGGTTCGGCCCTTTTGGTGTGCTGGCTGCTCGGCCTGGGCGTTGCACGCACCGGCATCCCGATGGTCGATGGCTGGCTGGCGATGCTGCCGTATGCCACCGTGCTGTTCGCAGCGCTCGCCATCGGCGGCCTGCCGCATGCCTTCAATATCATCGACGGCTACAACGGCCTGGCCGGTACGGTCGCCGTTCTGGTCTGCCTAGCGATCTCGCACGTGGCCCTGCAGGTGGGCGACCGGCAACTGGCAGCCATGATGGTCTGCCTGGTGGGCGCCACGGTCGGCTTCCTGGTCTGGAACTACCCGCGCGGCAAGATCTTTGCCGGCGACGGCGGCGCCTACGTCTGGGGCATGGTGATCGCCGTGGCCTGCGTGACGCTGGTGCAGCGCCACCGCGTGGTGTCGCCCTGGTTCCCGATGCTGCTCCTGATCTACCCGGTGTGGGAGACGCTCTTCTCCATCTACCGCAAGCTCGCGCGTGGCCAGTCGCCTGGCACGGCCGATGCGCTGCACTTTCACCAATTGATCTTTCGCCGCATCGTGCGCGTGGCGCTGGCGGACGACGAAGCGCGGCAACTGCTGGCGCGCAACAACCGCACCTCGCCCTACCTCTGGATGTTCGCCGCCCTCTCGGTGGTGCCCGCGGTGCTGTTCTGGAACAACACCATCGTGCTGATGCTGTTCTGCCTGCTGTTCGTCACGACGTACGTGGGTGCGTACCTGATGATCGTCAGGTTCAAGGTCCCGCGCTGGCTGCGGCCTTGA
- the slmA gene encoding nucleoid occlusion factor SlmA, with translation MQNEETAAPGVETSAETPATPTRKRPKPGERRVQILQALAAMLEQPGAERVTTAALAARLEVSEAALYRHFASKAQMFEGLIDFIEQSVFTLVNQILEREGATGAQQAARILTLLVQFAERNPGMTRVMVGDALVYENERLQQRMNQFFGKIESTLRQVLRGAATAEGSSTPSVDAQVRAAALTAFVVGQLQRFARSGFRRAPSEHLEATIALIV, from the coding sequence ATGCAGAACGAAGAGACAGCTGCTCCCGGCGTAGAGACCTCAGCGGAAACGCCAGCCACCCCGACGCGCAAGCGTCCGAAACCGGGGGAGCGGCGCGTGCAGATCCTGCAGGCGCTGGCCGCCATGCTGGAGCAGCCCGGCGCCGAGCGGGTCACTACCGCGGCGCTGGCTGCGCGGCTCGAAGTGAGCGAGGCCGCGCTCTACCGCCATTTCGCGAGCAAGGCCCAGATGTTCGAGGGCCTGATCGATTTCATCGAGCAGAGCGTGTTCACCCTGGTGAACCAGATCCTCGAGCGCGAGGGCGCCACCGGCGCCCAGCAAGCCGCGCGCATTCTCACGTTGCTGGTCCAGTTCGCAGAGCGCAACCCGGGCATGACGCGCGTCATGGTCGGTGACGCGCTGGTCTACGAGAACGAGCGCCTGCAGCAGCGCATGAACCAGTTCTTCGGCAAGATCGAATCCACGCTGCGCCAGGTGCTGCGCGGCGCAGCCACCGCCGAAGGCTCCTCCACGCCCTCCGTCGATGCGCAGGTGCGCGCCGCCGCGCTCACCGCCTTCGTGGTCGGGCAACTGCAGCGCTTTGCGCGTTCGGGTTTCCGCCGCGCACCTTCCGAACACCTGGAAGCCACGATCGCCCTGATCGTTTGA